The following coding sequences lie in one Vibrio casei genomic window:
- the fieF gene encoding CDF family cation-efflux transporter FieF (FieF, a metal efflux transporter, is a member of the CDF (cation diffusion facilitator) family of transporters.), translated as MQKNYAKLVNSAAWAAMIIATILLLVKLVAWWQTNSVSLLASLVDSFLDMAASLTNLLVVRYALQPADEEHRFGHGKAESLAALAQSMFISGSAVFLVLNGVERYFRPQDLVSPELGVWVSGFAILLTSGLVLFQKHVVRKTGSQAISADSLHYQTDLLMNIAIMIALVLSWYGLKQADAIFAIGIGIYILYSAYQMASEAVQSLLDRQLPDDEVQAIHSACISIDGVLGAHDLRTRMSGPVRFIQVHIELDDHLPLLEAHRISDAVESRIDALFPHSDVLIHQDPISVVPAEKYQPLN; from the coding sequence ATGCAAAAAAATTACGCGAAATTAGTCAATTCTGCGGCCTGGGCGGCAATGATTATTGCGACAATTTTATTGTTAGTAAAATTAGTCGCATGGTGGCAAACCAATTCAGTGAGTCTACTGGCTTCTTTGGTGGATTCTTTTCTTGATATGGCGGCTTCATTAACCAATTTATTGGTGGTGCGGTACGCCTTGCAACCTGCGGATGAAGAGCATCGTTTTGGGCATGGAAAAGCGGAATCGTTAGCGGCTTTGGCGCAGTCGATGTTTATTTCAGGGTCGGCAGTATTCCTTGTACTTAACGGGGTCGAGCGCTATTTCCGCCCGCAAGATCTGGTGTCACCAGAACTGGGCGTATGGGTGAGTGGTTTTGCTATTTTACTCACCTCTGGCTTAGTGCTATTTCAAAAGCACGTAGTGCGAAAAACAGGTAGCCAAGCTATTTCTGCCGATTCTTTGCACTATCAAACTGATTTGTTAATGAATATTGCAATCATGATTGCCTTAGTACTCAGTTGGTATGGGCTAAAGCAAGCGGATGCTATTTTTGCAATTGGCATTGGTATTTATATTCTTTACAGTGCTTATCAAATGGCCAGTGAAGCGGTGCAATCATTGTTAGATAGGCAATTACCAGACGATGAGGTGCAGGCGATACATTCCGCTTGTATCTCTATAGATGGCGTATTGGGCGCACACGATTTACGTACTCGTATGTCTGGGCCTGTCCGGTTTATCCAAGTGCACATTGAGCTGGATGATCATCTACCGCTGTTAGAAGCCCATCGTATTTCAGATGCAGTTGAGAGCAGAATTGATGCTTTATTTCCGCACTCTGACGTGCTGATACATCAAGATCCAATTTCAGTGGTTCCGGCTGAAAAATATCAGCCATTAAATTAG
- the uvrD gene encoding DNA helicase II has product MDPSLLLDGLNDRQREAVAAPLENLLVLAGAGSGKTRVLVHRIAWLLSVEQASPFSIMSVTFTNKAAAEMRGRIEELMMGTSSGMWNGTFHGICHRILRAHYMDAKLPEDFQILDSEDQLRLLRRLIKAQNLDEKQWPAKQASWWINGKKDEGLRPSHIDTYHDPVAKTYLQIYQAYQEACDRAGLVDFAEILLRCHELLRDKVHVREHYQARFKHILVDEFQDTNNIQYAWLRMMAGPDAHVMIVGDDDQSIYGWRGAQIENIQKFLREFVGARTIRLEQNYRSTKNILNAANELISNNTERMGKDLWTDGSEGEKISLYSAYNDLDEARFSVNKIKEWHEKGTPLANCAMLYRNNAQSRVLEEALIQARLPYRIYGGQRFFERQEIKDALSYLRLMNNRNDDAAFERVVNTPTRGLGDKTLETIRMTARDRGATLWQAGVQLLDEKVLSGRAATAFNRFVDLVNALEDDTYDLALHEQFDHAIKHSGLFAMYEMEKGEKSKARIENLEELVTAARQFEKPEEADDMSMLSAFLSHAALEAGEGQADEFTDAVQLMTLHSAKGLEFPLVFMVGVEEGMFPNQMSAEDAVRLEEERRLCYVGMTRAMEKLYITYAEMRRVYGQDKFHKPSRFIREIPESCVDEVRMKAQVSRPATSGRFGSSAIKETFNSTGYSLGQRVKHPKFGEGTIINFEGSGQQSRVQVAFNGEGIKWLVTEFAKLEQL; this is encoded by the coding sequence ATGGATCCTTCTTTATTACTTGATGGTCTGAACGACAGACAACGTGAAGCAGTGGCAGCCCCACTGGAAAACTTACTTGTGCTTGCCGGTGCTGGCAGCGGTAAAACCCGCGTCTTGGTTCATCGTATTGCGTGGTTATTATCGGTAGAACAAGCGTCACCGTTCTCTATTATGTCGGTCACGTTTACCAATAAAGCGGCAGCGGAAATGCGTGGCCGTATAGAAGAGCTGATGATGGGGACGTCATCGGGCATGTGGAATGGTACGTTCCATGGTATTTGCCATCGTATTTTACGGGCGCATTACATGGATGCAAAACTGCCCGAAGATTTCCAAATTTTAGACTCAGAAGACCAATTACGTTTATTGCGCCGATTGATTAAAGCGCAAAATTTGGATGAAAAACAATGGCCAGCTAAACAAGCGAGCTGGTGGATCAATGGTAAAAAAGATGAAGGATTACGTCCGAGCCACATTGATACCTACCACGATCCGGTGGCTAAAACGTATTTGCAGATTTACCAAGCGTATCAAGAGGCATGTGACCGTGCTGGCTTGGTCGATTTTGCTGAAATTCTCTTACGTTGTCATGAGTTGCTGCGCGATAAAGTGCATGTTCGTGAGCATTACCAAGCGCGTTTTAAGCACATTTTGGTCGACGAATTTCAAGACACCAACAATATTCAATATGCGTGGTTACGCATGATGGCGGGCCCGGATGCGCACGTTATGATTGTGGGTGATGATGACCAGTCTATTTACGGCTGGCGTGGCGCACAAATTGAAAATATTCAAAAATTCCTACGTGAGTTTGTTGGGGCGCGCACTATTCGTTTAGAGCAAAATTATCGCTCAACTAAGAATATTTTGAATGCGGCCAATGAGTTGATCAGTAATAACACAGAACGCATGGGTAAAGATTTATGGACCGATGGCAGTGAAGGCGAAAAGATTTCATTGTATTCAGCCTATAACGATTTGGATGAAGCGCGTTTCTCGGTAAATAAAATCAAAGAATGGCATGAGAAAGGCACACCACTTGCCAATTGCGCCATGCTATATCGTAATAATGCTCAATCGCGAGTATTGGAAGAGGCCTTGATTCAAGCTCGTTTGCCTTATCGTATTTATGGCGGTCAACGTTTCTTCGAGCGTCAAGAAATTAAAGATGCATTAAGCTATTTACGGTTAATGAATAATCGTAATGATGATGCGGCATTTGAGCGTGTGGTCAATACGCCCACGCGTGGTTTGGGGGATAAAACCCTTGAAACGATTCGTATGACCGCTCGCGATCGTGGGGCGACATTATGGCAAGCGGGCGTTCAATTATTAGATGAAAAAGTTTTGTCTGGTCGTGCGGCTACGGCTTTTAATCGTTTTGTGGATCTGGTGAATGCGCTTGAAGATGATACCTATGATTTGGCGTTGCATGAGCAATTTGACCATGCAATTAAACATTCGGGTTTATTCGCCATGTATGAGATGGAAAAAGGTGAAAAATCCAAAGCTCGTATTGAGAACTTGGAAGAATTAGTCACCGCTGCCCGTCAATTTGAAAAGCCGGAAGAAGCCGATGACATGAGTATGCTGTCGGCATTCTTATCTCATGCGGCGCTTGAAGCGGGTGAAGGCCAGGCTGATGAGTTCACCGATGCCGTTCAATTGATGACGCTGCACAGCGCTAAAGGATTAGAGTTTCCATTGGTGTTTATGGTTGGCGTAGAGGAGGGGATGTTCCCCAATCAAATGTCGGCGGAAGATGCGGTACGTTTAGAAGAAGAACGCCGTCTTTGTTATGTCGGCATGACACGTGCCATGGAAAAACTGTACATCACTTATGCTGAAATGCGTCGTGTATATGGGCAAGATAAGTTTCATAAGCCTTCTCGTTTCATTCGTGAGATTCCAGAAAGCTGTGTAGATGAAGTTAGAATGAAAGCACAAGTCAGCCGCCCGGCGACATCAGGTCGTTTTGGTTCCAGTGCAATCAAAGAAACCTTCAATAGTACGGGGTATTCTCTAGGTCAGCGGGTGAAACATCCTAAGTTTGGTGAAGGAACGATCATTAACTTTGAAGGCAGTGGTCAACAAAGCCGTGTGCAAGTGGCCTTTAATGGTGAAGGTATTAAGTGGCTTGTGACGGAATTTGCTAAATTAGAACAATTGTAA
- a CDS encoding DUF4870 domain-containing protein: MNRGNSQVVAMIMWGLSLFFSILSGLLFFLLRRHDPYVHTQAKESLNWGITLFIAVLIVSFLEIRILFTLLGLVHLIFCSLGIVASLQGKPYSVPFSFRIIR; this comes from the coding sequence ATGAATAGAGGCAATTCACAGGTTGTTGCGATGATCATGTGGGGATTAAGTTTATTTTTTAGCATTTTATCTGGCTTATTATTTTTCTTATTACGTCGCCATGATCCTTATGTCCACACCCAAGCGAAAGAATCCTTGAACTGGGGAATAACGCTTTTTATCGCCGTCTTGATAGTGTCTTTTTTGGAAATAAGAATATTGTTCACTCTATTGGGTTTGGTGCATCTAATTTTCTGTAGTTTAGGTATTGTGGCATCCCTGCAAGGTAAACCTTATTCGGTTCCTTTTTCATTTAGGATCATTCGATGA